GGTTAGGTAAAGTCTGCGCGGCTTTAATTAATTGACTGGTTGAACCAACTGCATCAGCAAGGTCAACAATAGCTTGAGGAGATTCAGGATGAACAAGAATAGCCGCTTCCGGATATAATGCCTTCATTTTCATCAAAGATTGCGTTTTAAACTCATCATGAACAATACAGGCTCCCTGCCAACATAAAATATCGGCACCTGTTTTTTGCTGTACATAACGGCCTAGATGACGATCTGGCGCCCAAATAATTTTCTCACCTAAACTGTCTAAATGGTCAATCAGCTCAACAGCAATACTTGAGGTCACTACCCAATCTGCACGTGCTTTAACTGCCGCAGAGGTGTTTGCATACACCACAACAGTACGGTCGGGGTGTTGATCACAAAAGCGAATAAAATCCTCTTCTGGACAACCTAAATCAAGTGAACACTCTGCTGCTAAAGTTGGCATTAATACATTTTTTTCTGGACTGAGAATTTTAGCTGTTTCTCCCATAAAACGTACTCCCGCAACCAATAGCGTCGAAGCGGGATGTCGAGCGCCAAAACGCGCCATTTCCAATGAATCTGCGACACACCCCCCAGTTTCTTCTGCCAATGCTTGTATTTCAGGATCAGTGTAATAATGTGCCACGATCACTGCATTTTTTTCGGCCAATAATGATTTGATGCGCTCACGGTAAAACGTTTTTTCATCAGAGCTTAATAACGCAGGTTTAGGGGGGAATGGATAAACTGACTGGTTAAAATCAATAAACTCACTCATAATTAGCCTCTGTTTAGCATAATGCAATTTTACCGCAAAAATTACGTGTAAAATGACTCAATAACCGGTTTTTTGTTTTATATACTAAACAAGATACGCTAAATTTCTAAGGATGTCTTCTCGATTTTTGTTTAATTGTCTACTTTGCGACTTAAATACTAAGAATAATAATTATTGTGTTTCTTCGCATTTTTCTCACTTTACAGGTATCTTAGCCATAC
This portion of the Providencia manganoxydans genome encodes:
- the nadA gene encoding quinolinate synthase NadA codes for the protein MSEFIDFNQSVYPFPPKPALLSSDEKTFYRERIKSLLAEKNAVIVAHYYTDPEIQALAEETGGCVADSLEMARFGARHPASTLLVAGVRFMGETAKILSPEKNVLMPTLAAECSLDLGCPEEDFIRFCDQHPDRTVVVYANTSAAVKARADWVVTSSIAVELIDHLDSLGEKIIWAPDRHLGRYVQQKTGADILCWQGACIVHDEFKTQSLMKMKALYPEAAILVHPESPQAIVDLADAVGSTSQLIKAAQTLPNPSMIVATDKGIFYKMQQACPDKSLYIAPTAGEGATCRTCAHCPWMAMNGLQAIAQALESHGEQHQIHVSETLREKAMQPLNRMLDFAESLK